From Populus trichocarpa isolate Nisqually-1 chromosome 19, P.trichocarpa_v4.1, whole genome shotgun sequence, a single genomic window includes:
- the LOC18108207 gene encoding uncharacterized protein LOC18108207 produces MEEIRRAAGAYYENLPDEEKRNARFSFNEMDKNKDGKINLDEYVEYLKKDNNTVLPSLFTALDKDGNGTLDFDEAIVLYYIMQSGRAIICQSCKTFLAGAYFTCSQCFFNDDDSVSTFDVCCDCYGGKKFRHNDGHIFCDNYTLLCRSRSATQAAPIQKRTKVLNILKKGLQVAGITSSDLEGISTDIGDGIGDGEGSSKSNCSIM; encoded by the exons ATGGAGGAGATTCGCCGGGCTGCTGGAGCTTATTATGAGAATCTGCCCGatgaggagaagagaaatgccAGATTTTCTTTCAATGAAATGGACAAAAACAAAGACGGGAAAATTAACCTAGATGAATACGTGGAGTATCTCAAGAAAGATAACAACACGGTTCTTCCAAGCTTGTTTACAGCGCTGGACAAGGATGGCAATGGAACCTTGGATTTTGATGAAGCAATCGTCTTGTACTACATCATGCAGAGTGGAAGGGCTATAATTTGCCAGTCTTGTAAGACGTTCTTGGCAGGAGCATACTTCACTTGCTCTCAGTGTTTCTTCAATGATGATGATTCAGTTAGCACCTTTGATGTTTGTTGTGATTGTTATGGTGGTAAAAAGTTCAGACACAACGATGGGCACATCTTCTGCGATAACTATACTTTACTTTGTCGAAGCAGGAGCGCGACACAAGCGGCCCCCattcag AAGCGAACCAAGGTGCTTAACATCCTTAAAAAGGGACTGCAAGTTGCAGGCATAACTAGTAGTGATCTTGAAGGCATAAGTactgatattggtgatggtatTGGTGATGGTGAAGGTTCATCAAAATCTAACTGTAGCATTATGTGA